A part of Pararhizobium sp. A13 genomic DNA contains:
- a CDS encoding DUF2207 domain-containing protein, producing the protein MKRLCAALGFIWLFLAMAGAVRAEEFFASYHSAIDVAKTGALTVTETIKANVEGNQIKRGIYRDFPLTFTDRNGRVVKVDFKLLAVERDGAEEPYRTEGISGGIRIYTGDKDVFLPRGEHIFQFTYQTARQIRFFDDHDEFYWNVTGNGWAFPIEEASAAVTLPEGVKAQALDVFTGRYGATDKNARAVEDGDELVFTTTRRLEPGEGLTIAVKMPKGSIDPPSASQERVWWFYDNLPPILAVTGFVIAALYYSRMWLKVGRDPARGVIVPRWDAPDGISPALVNYIDNKGFSGQGWTALSAATLNLAVDGHVVLKDFKNSLVITRTAKAKPPSLPTGEAALLSAVQRNGGELAIDKENGPAVQKAGSDFRSAMEREHRGKYYHANTAYVVGGIALSALFLLAIFIAGVLDGATAALVLVPVLASIVISLFAVGVGRLFNRRGSLFVRIGALIVAAFLAFFIVAATLSVLAVVISMALTAHQVPLLIGVGGIVLVNMLFFYLMGAPTPIGSRMMDGIDGLRQYLTLAEKERMNIAGSPEMSPQHFEKLLPYAVALGVEKPWSETFDRWLLTAAAGAAAYQPAWYHGDSATAGSFGDRMGGFAGSMAGTMTSSLPPPPKSSSSGFSSGGGFSGGGGGGGGGGGW; encoded by the coding sequence ATGAAACGTCTCTGCGCAGCGCTCGGCTTCATCTGGCTGTTTCTGGCCATGGCCGGCGCGGTGCGGGCGGAGGAATTCTTCGCATCCTATCATTCGGCGATAGACGTCGCAAAAACCGGCGCGCTGACGGTGACGGAGACGATCAAGGCGAATGTCGAGGGCAACCAGATCAAGCGCGGCATCTACCGCGATTTTCCGCTGACCTTCACCGACAGGAACGGCCGCGTCGTCAAGGTCGATTTCAAGCTCCTCGCCGTCGAGCGCGATGGCGCCGAAGAGCCGTATCGCACCGAAGGCATCAGCGGCGGCATCCGCATCTATACCGGCGACAAGGACGTGTTCCTGCCTCGTGGCGAGCACATCTTCCAGTTCACCTACCAGACCGCCCGCCAGATCCGCTTCTTCGATGATCACGACGAGTTCTATTGGAACGTGACCGGCAATGGATGGGCGTTTCCGATCGAGGAGGCGTCGGCGGCGGTCACGCTGCCGGAGGGCGTGAAAGCGCAGGCGCTGGATGTCTTCACCGGTCGCTATGGCGCGACCGACAAGAATGCCCGCGCCGTGGAGGATGGCGACGAGCTGGTGTTCACCACGACGCGCCGCCTTGAGCCGGGCGAGGGGCTGACGATCGCCGTCAAGATGCCGAAGGGCAGCATCGATCCGCCGTCCGCATCGCAGGAAAGGGTCTGGTGGTTTTACGACAACCTGCCGCCCATCCTTGCCGTCACGGGCTTCGTGATCGCAGCACTGTATTATTCCCGGATGTGGCTGAAGGTCGGCCGTGATCCGGCCCGCGGCGTCATCGTGCCGCGCTGGGATGCACCCGACGGCATCTCCCCGGCGCTGGTCAACTATATCGACAACAAGGGGTTTTCCGGCCAGGGCTGGACAGCGCTGTCTGCCGCCACCCTCAATCTCGCCGTCGATGGCCATGTCGTCCTGAAAGACTTCAAGAATTCGCTGGTCATCACCCGCACGGCCAAGGCAAAGCCGCCGTCGCTTCCCACCGGCGAGGCGGCCTTGCTGTCCGCCGTGCAGCGCAATGGAGGCGAACTAGCGATCGACAAGGAGAACGGCCCGGCCGTGCAGAAGGCCGGATCCGATTTCCGCAGTGCCATGGAGAGGGAACACCGCGGCAAATACTACCATGCCAATACGGCCTATGTGGTCGGTGGCATCGCGCTCTCGGCGCTGTTCCTGCTCGCCATTTTCATCGCGGGCGTTCTCGACGGGGCCACCGCGGCGCTTGTGCTGGTGCCTGTGCTTGCCTCGATCGTCATCTCGCTGTTTGCCGTCGGCGTCGGCCGGTTGTTTAACAGGAGGGGAAGCCTCTTTGTCCGCATCGGCGCTCTCATCGTCGCGGCTTTCCTTGCCTTCTTCATTGTCGCGGCCACGCTGAGCGTTCTGGCGGTCGTGATCAGCATGGCCCTGACGGCGCATCAGGTGCCGCTGCTGATCGGGGTCGGCGGCATCGTGCTCGTCAACATGCTGTTCTTCTATCTGATGGGCGCCCCGACGCCGATCGGCTCCAGGATGATGGATGGCATCGACGGCCTGCGCCAATATCTGACACTGGCGGAAAAAGAGCGGATGAACATCGCCGGCTCCCCTGAAATGTCGCCGCAGCATTTCGAAAAGCTGCTTCCCTACGCCGTTGCCCTCGGCGTCGAAAAGCCCTGGTCGGAGACCTTCGATCGCTGGCTTCTCACCGCCGCCGCGGGGGCTGCCGCCTACCAGCCGGCGTGGTACCACGGCGATAGCGCCACCGCCGGCTCCTTCGGCGACCGAATGGGCGGCTTTGCCGGCTCGATGGCCGGCACCATGACCTCATCGCTGCCGCCGCCGCCCAAAAGCTCGTCCTCCGGCTTCTCCTCAGGCGGCGGTTTCTCCGGCGGCGGGGGCGGGGGTGGCGGTGGCGGCGGGTGGTGA
- a CDS encoding DUF559 domain-containing protein, translated as MGKGLAARRETNAFLESQGYHVPRFWNSEVFNELDAVLDTIFAIVQQRQILLAEASHFHPTPAPRAAPLRHGEGEEEI; from the coding sequence ATCGGAAAGGGGCTTGCAGCACGACGAGAAACGAACGCCTTTCTTGAAAGCCAGGGCTACCACGTCCCGCGCTTTTGGAATTCGGAGGTTTTCAACGAACTCGATGCAGTGCTCGACACCATTTTTGCCATTGTGCAGCAACGTCAAATTTTGCTAGCAGAAGCCAGCCATTTTCACCCCACCCCGGCACCGCGTGCCGCCCCTCTCCGCCACGGAGAGGGTGAGGAAGAAATCTGA
- the glyS gene encoding glycine--tRNA ligase subunit beta, with protein sequence MPDLLLELRSEEIPARMQRKAAGDLKKLLTDALVEAGLAYEGAREYWTPRRLTLDIRGLNTRSADVREERKGPRTDANEKAIEGFLRGAGLTSIDQAHVHSDPKKGDFYVAHIVKPGRPAEEIIAEVMPGIIRNFPWGNPMRSGVASAKPGSLRWVRPLQSIICLFGPEHEETHVIPFEIDGITASNVTYGHRFHAPEAITVRRFADYIEKLEKAYVVLDGDRRKDIILHDARDTAFANGLELVEDEGLLEEVSGLVEWPRVLIGAFEEDYLAIPSEIIRLTIKTNQKCFVTRVLGEETLSNKFILVANIEAKDGGKEIVHGNGKVVRARLSDAKHFWTRDQGNLPDLETLEASAKKFDLDLKKPLDQRMAKLDALNVTFHAKLGTEGARVARIRTLAAELAPIVWRSAQPYLPLEGGGRSEAAGGGDGQGRMKDHPTPSLRADPPPQGEGENAPDLGAFLKQVDRAVVLSKADLRTEAVGEFPELQGLMGRKYALLQGEDASVATAIGDHRKPQGPSDQVPTDPVALTVALADKLDTLVGFWAIDEKPTGSKDPYQLRRAALGVIRIMLERKVRLKLTEAFRAAYIAEFYTGQPANELEHGERIFKHDLLSFFHDRLKVYLRDLGARYDLIDAVLASGTHLPLEGGGRSEAAGGGDPLGVAEDHPTPALRADPPLQGEGVGNDDLLMVARRVEALTAFITSEDGQNLLAGTKRATQLLAAEEKKGTEVAEAVDPGLFKLDQEKALYGAVTEASREAAAAIAQEDFRSAMEALSKLRGPVDQFFNDVLVNDEDPAIRANRLALLGLIRSATGTVADFSKISG encoded by the coding sequence ATGCCCGATCTTCTGCTTGAACTCCGCTCCGAGGAAATCCCGGCTCGCATGCAGCGCAAGGCTGCCGGCGACCTGAAGAAGCTCTTGACCGATGCCTTGGTCGAGGCGGGGCTGGCCTATGAGGGCGCGCGGGAATACTGGACGCCGCGGCGGCTGACGCTTGATATCCGCGGTCTGAACACCCGCTCGGCGGATGTGCGCGAGGAACGCAAGGGCCCGCGCACCGATGCCAACGAAAAGGCGATCGAAGGCTTTTTGCGCGGCGCGGGGCTGACATCGATCGATCAGGCGCATGTCCACAGCGACCCGAAGAAGGGCGACTTCTACGTCGCCCATATCGTCAAGCCCGGCCGCCCGGCCGAAGAGATCATCGCCGAAGTGATGCCTGGCATCATCCGCAACTTCCCCTGGGGTAACCCGATGCGCTCCGGCGTCGCTTCGGCGAAGCCGGGCTCCCTGCGCTGGGTGCGGCCGCTGCAATCCATCATCTGCCTGTTCGGCCCTGAACACGAGGAAACGCACGTCATCCCCTTCGAGATCGATGGCATTACGGCCTCGAACGTCACCTATGGCCACAGGTTTCATGCGCCGGAAGCGATCACCGTTCGCCGCTTTGCCGATTACATCGAGAAGCTGGAAAAGGCCTATGTCGTGCTCGACGGCGACCGGCGCAAGGACATCATCCTCCACGATGCCCGCGATACCGCCTTCGCGAACGGCCTTGAGCTGGTGGAGGACGAAGGGCTGCTGGAAGAAGTCTCCGGCCTCGTCGAATGGCCACGGGTGCTGATCGGCGCCTTCGAGGAGGATTATCTGGCGATCCCGTCGGAAATCATCCGGCTGACGATCAAGACGAACCAGAAATGTTTCGTCACCCGCGTGCTCGGCGAGGAAACCCTGTCGAACAAGTTCATCCTCGTTGCCAATATCGAGGCGAAGGATGGCGGCAAGGAAATCGTCCACGGCAACGGCAAGGTCGTGCGCGCCCGCCTGTCGGACGCCAAGCATTTCTGGACCCGCGACCAGGGCAACCTGCCGGACCTCGAAACGCTGGAAGCCTCCGCGAAGAAATTCGATCTCGACCTGAAAAAGCCGCTCGACCAGCGCATGGCCAAGCTCGATGCGCTGAACGTGACGTTCCATGCCAAGCTCGGTACCGAAGGCGCGCGCGTCGCCCGCATCCGCACGCTTGCCGCCGAACTTGCGCCGATCGTATGGCGTTCGGCGCAGCCCTACCTCCCCCTCGAGGGGGGAGGTCGCAGCGAAGCTGCGGGTGGGGGTGACGGTCAGGGGCGCATGAAGGATCACCCCACGCCGTCGCTGCGCGCCGACCCTCCCCCTCAAGGGGAGGGTGAGAACGCGCCGGACCTCGGCGCATTTCTGAAACAGGTCGACCGGGCCGTGGTCCTCTCCAAGGCCGACCTGCGCACCGAAGCCGTCGGCGAATTCCCGGAGCTGCAGGGCCTCATGGGCCGCAAATACGCGCTTCTGCAGGGCGAAGATGCCTCCGTCGCCACCGCTATCGGCGACCACCGCAAACCGCAAGGTCCGTCCGATCAGGTGCCGACCGACCCGGTCGCGCTGACGGTGGCGCTGGCCGACAAGCTGGATACGCTCGTCGGCTTCTGGGCCATTGATGAAAAGCCGACGGGTTCGAAGGATCCGTACCAGCTTCGCCGCGCGGCTCTTGGCGTGATCCGGATCATGCTGGAGCGGAAGGTGCGTCTAAAACTCACTGAGGCATTTAGAGCAGCATATATCGCGGAATTTTACACTGGACAGCCAGCGAACGAACTTGAACACGGTGAGCGAATCTTCAAACACGACCTCCTCTCCTTCTTCCACGACCGCCTCAAGGTCTACCTCCGGGACCTCGGCGCCCGTTACGATCTGATCGACGCAGTGCTGGCGTCGGGCACCCACCTCCCCCTTGAGGGGGGAGGTCGCAGCGAAGCTGCGGGTGGGGGTGACCCGTTGGGTGTCGCGGAAGATCACCCTACCCCGGCACTGCGTGCCGACCCTCCCCTTCAAGGGGAGGGTGTTGGCAACGACGACCTGCTGATGGTCGCCCGCCGCGTCGAGGCGCTGACGGCCTTCATCACCTCGGAAGACGGCCAGAACCTGCTCGCCGGCACCAAGCGCGCCACGCAGCTGCTGGCCGCCGAGGAAAAGAAGGGAACGGAAGTCGCGGAGGCCGTCGATCCGGGGCTCTTCAAGCTCGATCAGGAAAAGGCGCTTTACGGCGCCGTCACCGAGGCCTCGCGGGAAGCAGCCGCCGCTATCGCCCAGGAAGATTTCCGCTCTGCCATGGAAGCCCTGTCGAAACTGCGCGGCCCGGTCGATCAGTTCTTCAACGACGTCCTCGTCAACGACGAAGACCCGGCCATCCGCGCCAATCGTCTGGCATTGCTCGGCCTGATCCGCTCGGCGACGGGAACGGTGGCAGACTTCTCGAAGATTTCGGGGTAG
- a CDS encoding DUF523 domain-containing protein, translating to MTAKILVSACLMGHAVRYDGQAKPLVHPALDRWCAEGRLVTICPEMSAGMPVPRLPAEIEPGKTADEVLSSGARVLESNGGDVTAAFRQAAENALALALETGCAYALLIDGSPSCGSSFVYDGSFSGDRQPGEGVTAALLRKNGIQVFSGRDIDALVEVAGLAA from the coding sequence ATGACAGCAAAAATCCTCGTCAGCGCCTGTCTCATGGGTCATGCCGTCCGGTATGACGGGCAGGCAAAGCCGCTCGTGCATCCGGCGCTGGACCGCTGGTGCGCGGAAGGGCGGCTGGTGACGATCTGTCCGGAGATGTCGGCCGGCATGCCGGTGCCGCGGCTGCCGGCGGAGATCGAACCGGGAAAAACGGCTGACGAGGTTCTCTCCAGCGGTGCCCGCGTGCTGGAGAGCAACGGCGGCGATGTGACGGCGGCGTTCCGGCAGGCTGCCGAGAATGCGCTGGCGCTGGCGCTCGAGACCGGCTGCGCCTATGCGCTCCTGATCGACGGCAGCCCCTCCTGTGGTTCAAGCTTCGTCTATGACGGCAGCTTTTCCGGTGATCGCCAGCCGGGCGAGGGGGTGACGGCAGCGCTGCTGCGGAAAAATGGCATCCAGGTCTTTTCCGGTCGCGATATCGACGCCCTCGTCGAAGTCGCTGGCTTAGCGGCCTGA